In the genome of Magnetococcales bacterium, the window GCAAGGGCGCTGCCCTTGACCCGCCAGGGAGCCAGCCCCCTGGACCCCGATTCGTGGCCGGGTGGTAAATCGTTACAACGCACGAATGAGTGTAGAGATGCCTCAATAGGGTACCCGTTCATGAAGACAATACCCCATGCAGAGAACTTCCTTGGATGATCATGACGAGCAGGCGTGGCGAGCGTTTTTGCAACAGGCCGGTGAGGTCATCGGGAGGGCTATCACTCCCGAACAGGAAAGTGCGTTGCGCATTTACGTAGCGGATTTGCAGTTGTGGAACCAGCGCATCAATCTAATTGGTCCGGGTGGCATGGCGCACCTGTTGACGCGGCACATGTTGGATTCACTTTTTTTGGCAAGATTTATGGTTGGGCTGGAACGTGTGGCGGATCTGGGATCGGGAGCCGGATTTCCGGGCTTGATTCTGGCGGCCTGTGGGGAGGTGGACCAGAGGATGGATTTGGTGGAGT includes:
- the rsmG gene encoding 16S rRNA (guanine(527)-N(7))-methyltransferase RsmG, with the protein product MQRTSLDDHDEQAWRAFLQQAGEVIGRAITPEQESALRIYVADLQLWNQRINLIGPGGMAHLLTRHMLDSLFLARFMVGLERVADLGSGAGFPGLILAACGEVDQRMDLVESVQKKARFLEHVVARMGLVARVRVLHARAESLTAEGPYDGALSRALGNLALGARLALPLLREKGVYLTLKGRRYSEDVAHYLQDPVSRSYAPPEVVELGEANVLIRVERR